A window of Festucalex cinctus isolate MCC-2025b chromosome 6, RoL_Fcin_1.0, whole genome shotgun sequence contains these coding sequences:
- the pdcd4b gene encoding programmed cell death protein 4b isoform X1 → MSVYCNSVIGEKKYVTPQVDNVSDSFVSEDESNSGMLIANKNINNEINGNWLLSSSSSIQEARLKAKAKRRLRKNSSRDSGRGDSLSDNGDLVRGTVVAPTSPKSKLLDRRSRLGKGRGLPKKGGAGGKGVWGRSGEVYEREQVDVKDPNYDEAQENCVYETVVPPLDERDFEKTVTPIVQEYFEHGDTNEVAELLADLNLGPMRSEVPSLAVSLALEAKASQRELTSRLLADLCGPVLFRSDMEKSFDKLLRELPDLVLDTPGAPQLMGQFIARAVRDQILSKSYIEGYKGRVGCEYTRAALDRAAVLLKMSNGGVRIDNQWGAGGGQRPVTQLVKEMNLLLKEYILSGDSKEAERCLKDLEVPHFHHEFVYEAIVMVLESNGEKTFKMVLQLLKSLSVSSIITVDQMRRGYERVYMDIAEINIDVPRAYFILERFVEKSFNMGIVDVKLRDLCPSRGRKRFVSEGDGGVIKIES, encoded by the exons ATGTCAGTGTACTGTAATTCTGTTATTGGGGAAAAGAAATACGTCACTCCTC AGGTCGACAATGTCAGTGACTCCTTCGTGTCTGAAGACGAAAGCAACAGTGGCATGCTTATTGCCAATAAGAACATCAACAATGAGATCAACGGCAACTGGTTGTTGTCGTCGAGTAGCAGCATCCAAGAGGCGCGTCTCAAGGCCAAAGCAAAGCGGAGGCTCAGGAAGAACTCGTCCAGGGATTCTGGCAGGGGGGACTCCCTCAGTGATAACGGCGATCTGGTCAGGGGGACAGTGGTGGCCCCCACCAGCCCCAAGAGTAAGCTGCTGGACAGGAGGTCCAGACTGGGCAAAGGCAGAGGGCTGCCAAAGAAAG GTGGGGCTGGAGGCAAAGGTGTGTGGGGAAGATCTGGTGAGGTGTATGAACGAGAGCAAGTAGATGTGAAAGACCCAAACTATGACGAAGCTCAG GAAAACTGCGTGTATGAGACCGTGGTCCCTCCGCTGGATGAGAGGGACTTTGAGAAGACGGTCACGCCCATCGTGCAGGAGTACTTTGAACACGGAGACACAAATGAAGTTGCG GAACTGTTAGCAGATCTGAACCTGGGGCCCATGAGAAGTGAAGTGCCCTCGCTGGCTGTGTCGTTGGCCCTGGAGGCCAAGGCCAGCCAGCGGGAGCTGACCTCTAGGCTGCTGGCTGATCTCTGCGGGCCTGTCTTGTTCCGCAGTGATATGGAGAAGTCCTTTGACAAACTCCTACGAGAGCTCCCAGATCTGGTGCTGGACACGCCTGGAGCCCCGCAG CTAATGGGCCAGTTCATCGCACGCGCTGTTCGTGACCAAATATTGTCAAAGAGCTACATTGAGGGCTACAAAGGAAGAGTTGGTTGTGAATACACAAG GGCGGCCCTAGACCGGGCGGCTGTGCTTTTGAAGATGAGTAACGGTGGCGTTCGTATCGACAACCAATGGGGCGCAGGCGGGGGACAGAGACCTGTCACACAGCTCGTCAAAGAG ATGAACCTGCTGCTCAAGGAATACATCTTATCCGGAGACAGCAAGGAGGCTGAGAGGTGCCTGAAAGATTTGGAGGTTCCTCATTTTCATCACGAGTTTGTCTACGAG gcgATAGTCATGGTATTGGAGTCTAATGGAGAGAAGACATTCAAAATGGTTCTGCAGCTTCTCAAGTCACTCTCTGTGTCCTCCATTATCACTGTGGACCAAATGAGAAGG GGCTATGAAAGAGTTTATATGGATATAGCTGAAATTAACATTGATGTTCCTCGTGCGTACTTCATCCTTGAGCGGTTTGTTGAAAAGAGCTTTAACATGGGAATCGTTGATGTAAAGTTAAGAGATCTTTGTCCCTCCAG GGGCCGCAAGAGATTTGTCAGCGAGGGAGACGGCGGTGTCATCAAAATTGAAAGCTAA
- the pdcd4b gene encoding programmed cell death protein 4b isoform X2 — MAADCEAWLNSNPVEVDNVSDSFVSEDESNSGMLIANKNINNEINGNWLLSSSSSIQEARLKAKAKRRLRKNSSRDSGRGDSLSDNGDLVRGTVVAPTSPKSKLLDRRSRLGKGRGLPKKGGAGGKGVWGRSGEVYEREQVDVKDPNYDEAQENCVYETVVPPLDERDFEKTVTPIVQEYFEHGDTNEVAELLADLNLGPMRSEVPSLAVSLALEAKASQRELTSRLLADLCGPVLFRSDMEKSFDKLLRELPDLVLDTPGAPQLMGQFIARAVRDQILSKSYIEGYKGRVGCEYTRAALDRAAVLLKMSNGGVRIDNQWGAGGGQRPVTQLVKEMNLLLKEYILSGDSKEAERCLKDLEVPHFHHEFVYEAIVMVLESNGEKTFKMVLQLLKSLSVSSIITVDQMRRGYERVYMDIAEINIDVPRAYFILERFVEKSFNMGIVDVKLRDLCPSRGRKRFVSEGDGGVIKIES, encoded by the exons AGGTCGACAATGTCAGTGACTCCTTCGTGTCTGAAGACGAAAGCAACAGTGGCATGCTTATTGCCAATAAGAACATCAACAATGAGATCAACGGCAACTGGTTGTTGTCGTCGAGTAGCAGCATCCAAGAGGCGCGTCTCAAGGCCAAAGCAAAGCGGAGGCTCAGGAAGAACTCGTCCAGGGATTCTGGCAGGGGGGACTCCCTCAGTGATAACGGCGATCTGGTCAGGGGGACAGTGGTGGCCCCCACCAGCCCCAAGAGTAAGCTGCTGGACAGGAGGTCCAGACTGGGCAAAGGCAGAGGGCTGCCAAAGAAAG GTGGGGCTGGAGGCAAAGGTGTGTGGGGAAGATCTGGTGAGGTGTATGAACGAGAGCAAGTAGATGTGAAAGACCCAAACTATGACGAAGCTCAG GAAAACTGCGTGTATGAGACCGTGGTCCCTCCGCTGGATGAGAGGGACTTTGAGAAGACGGTCACGCCCATCGTGCAGGAGTACTTTGAACACGGAGACACAAATGAAGTTGCG GAACTGTTAGCAGATCTGAACCTGGGGCCCATGAGAAGTGAAGTGCCCTCGCTGGCTGTGTCGTTGGCCCTGGAGGCCAAGGCCAGCCAGCGGGAGCTGACCTCTAGGCTGCTGGCTGATCTCTGCGGGCCTGTCTTGTTCCGCAGTGATATGGAGAAGTCCTTTGACAAACTCCTACGAGAGCTCCCAGATCTGGTGCTGGACACGCCTGGAGCCCCGCAG CTAATGGGCCAGTTCATCGCACGCGCTGTTCGTGACCAAATATTGTCAAAGAGCTACATTGAGGGCTACAAAGGAAGAGTTGGTTGTGAATACACAAG GGCGGCCCTAGACCGGGCGGCTGTGCTTTTGAAGATGAGTAACGGTGGCGTTCGTATCGACAACCAATGGGGCGCAGGCGGGGGACAGAGACCTGTCACACAGCTCGTCAAAGAG ATGAACCTGCTGCTCAAGGAATACATCTTATCCGGAGACAGCAAGGAGGCTGAGAGGTGCCTGAAAGATTTGGAGGTTCCTCATTTTCATCACGAGTTTGTCTACGAG gcgATAGTCATGGTATTGGAGTCTAATGGAGAGAAGACATTCAAAATGGTTCTGCAGCTTCTCAAGTCACTCTCTGTGTCCTCCATTATCACTGTGGACCAAATGAGAAGG GGCTATGAAAGAGTTTATATGGATATAGCTGAAATTAACATTGATGTTCCTCGTGCGTACTTCATCCTTGAGCGGTTTGTTGAAAAGAGCTTTAACATGGGAATCGTTGATGTAAAGTTAAGAGATCTTTGTCCCTCCAG GGGCCGCAAGAGATTTGTCAGCGAGGGAGACGGCGGTGTCATCAAAATTGAAAGCTAA